A region of Paractinoplanes abujensis DNA encodes the following proteins:
- a CDS encoding LCP family protein, with protein sequence MSAPTSPYGSSGSGRASVPSSGRASARPAGAYRGNASPQRDNWPPRGAGGGGGTPPPSDPGRGTSYRGRRPKPKWGRIALLAGLVVLIIAVIAGISLYGYASGLDKDLKRTDAFTGLTTDRPAKAIEGAQNMLLVGSDSRDPDSKDDGAGKWRADTLILMHIPEDHKSAQLISIPRDLWVVIPKSNDAECGDGSRAKINAAFAFGGLPRAVHTVECLTDVKIDHVMAIDFGGFKEVTDALGGVDLKVEQTVTSIHKPYRVFKKGTMHMNGEQALDWVRQRKQFARGDFARMQHQQDFLKAVMDKAASSGTISNPAKLNSFLKAVTAAVTVDNDFSLTDMATEMRSIRGNNLTFITSPNKGSDTIDGQSVVVSDKEKALALFKAVAADEMDTWMAANLKKGSGAAGSN encoded by the coding sequence ATGTCAGCGCCTACGTCCCCTTACGGGAGTTCCGGTTCCGGTCGAGCCTCTGTCCCGTCGTCGGGCCGGGCCTCCGCCCGCCCTGCGGGTGCATACCGTGGCAACGCGTCGCCGCAGCGCGACAACTGGCCGCCCCGTGGCGCTGGCGGCGGAGGCGGCACCCCTCCTCCGAGTGACCCCGGTCGTGGCACCTCGTACCGGGGCCGCCGGCCCAAGCCCAAGTGGGGGCGGATCGCCCTGTTGGCCGGCCTGGTCGTCCTGATCATCGCCGTCATCGCGGGCATCTCGCTCTACGGGTACGCCTCGGGCCTCGACAAGGACCTCAAGCGCACTGACGCCTTCACCGGCCTCACCACCGACCGCCCGGCCAAGGCCATCGAGGGCGCACAGAACATGCTGCTCGTGGGCAGCGACTCCCGCGACCCCGACTCGAAGGACGACGGCGCCGGCAAGTGGCGCGCGGACACGCTGATCCTCATGCACATCCCCGAGGACCACAAATCCGCGCAGCTCATCTCGATCCCGCGCGACCTGTGGGTGGTCATCCCCAAGAGCAACGACGCCGAGTGCGGCGACGGCAGCCGGGCCAAGATCAATGCGGCCTTCGCCTTCGGTGGCCTGCCCCGCGCCGTGCACACGGTCGAGTGCCTGACCGACGTGAAGATCGACCACGTCATGGCGATCGACTTCGGCGGCTTCAAGGAGGTCACCGACGCGCTGGGCGGGGTCGACCTCAAGGTCGAGCAGACCGTCACCTCGATCCACAAGCCGTACCGGGTGTTCAAGAAGGGCACCATGCACATGAACGGCGAGCAGGCCCTCGACTGGGTGCGTCAGCGCAAGCAGTTCGCCCGCGGCGACTTCGCCCGCATGCAGCACCAGCAGGACTTCCTCAAGGCGGTCATGGACAAGGCGGCGAGCAGCGGCACGATCAGCAACCCGGCCAAGCTCAACTCCTTCCTCAAGGCGGTCACCGCGGCGGTCACGGTCGACAACGACTTCTCGCTGACCGACATGGCGACCGAGATGCGCAGCATCCGCGGCAACAATTTGACGTTCATCACCAGCCCCAACAAGGGCAGCGACACGATCGACGGCCAGTCCGTGGTGGTCTCCGACAAGGAGAAGGCGCTGGCCCTCTTCAAGGCGGTCGCGGCCGACGAGATGGACACGTGGATGGCGGCCA